In the genome of Vanacampus margaritifer isolate UIUO_Vmar chromosome 1, RoL_Vmar_1.0, whole genome shotgun sequence, one region contains:
- the lipt1 gene encoding lipoyl amidotransferase LIPT1, mitochondrial isoform X1, with translation MAILLHFKETLPCLRDSLRTGTFKTFREMTRTCSTLLTDSGKGGLVLYSQSTNVYENLALEDWIEANVDLQHRNILLLWRNMPAVVVGRHQNPWKECNLSLMRRSGISLARRRSGGGTVFHDLGNLNLTFFASKKGYDRQRNLKVITEALRRLRPELEVAATERFDIFLKGHYKITGSASRISRKSSYHHCTLLHSANHSALSPVLHSSCQGVHSNATPSVLSPVANLVDHDPTLTWEMLLDALADQYSAEFGGRAAMNLMNPADDSAFPGLSSMSAELRGWDWIFGKTPKFSVQTRLKMTDDLSSAGRTVELCFEVKHGAIESCRLDVPTDWLPHSLSSELRGVLEGERFCPQRTAAAFAMLLRCESGERQKRLCRLCDAILAVMG, from the exons ATGGCCATTTTGTTACACTTTAAAGAGACATTGCCTTGCCTCAGAGACTCCTTAAGGACAGGCACTTTTAAAACGTTCCGTGAAATGACTCGCACCTGCAGCACTCTGTTGACTGACAGCGGCAAGGGGGGGCTTGTCCTGTACTCCCAGTCGACCAATGTATATGAAAACCTTGCCCTAGAGGACTGGATCGAGGCCAACGTGGACCTGCAGCACCGCAACATTCTGTTGCTGTGGCGCAACATGCCGGCCGTGGTAGTTGGACGACACCAAAATCCATGGAAGGAGTGCAACCTGTCGCTCATGAGACGTTCCGGAATATCTCTTGCCCGCAGGCGAAGTGGTGGAGGCACGGTCTTCCATGACCTAGGCAACCTGAACTTGACCTTCTTTGCTTCTAAGAAGGGGTACGACCGCCAGAGGAACCTGAAGGTCATCACTGAGGCCCTGAGACGTCTCCGGCCCGAACTGGAGGTTGCAGCCACCGAGAGGTTTGACATTTTCCTGAAGGGGCACTACAAAATCACAG GAAGTGCCTCTCGAATCAGCCGGAAGTCGTCCTACCATCATTGCACTCTGCTGCACTCGGCCAACCACTCCGCCCTCTCCCCCGTGTTGCACTCCTCCTGCCAGGGTGTGCACAGCAACGCCACGCCCAGTGTGCTCTCGCCTGTTGCCAACCTGGTGGACCATGACCCCACACTGACGTGGGAGATGCTACTGGATGCGTTGGCAGATCAGTACAGTGCAG AGTTTGGCGGCAGAGCTGCCATGAATTTGATGAATCCCGCCGATGACTCTGCATTTCCTGGTCTCAGCAGCATGTCGGCAGAGCTGCGAGGATGGGACTGGATCTTCGGAAAGACGCCAAAGTTCAGCGTCCAAACACGTCTAAAAATGACCGACGATCTTTCATCAGCCGGACGCACAGTCGAGCTGTGTTTCGAAGTCAAGCACGGCGCGATTGAGAGCTGTCGCTTGGACGTTCCTACTGACTGGCTTCCGCACAGCTTGAGCAGTGAGCTGAGGGGTGTGCTGGAGGGAGAACGATTTTGTCCACAACGCACCGCTGCAGCTTTTGCGATGCTGTTGCGTTGCGAGAGTGGCGAAAGACAGAAGAGACTCTGCAGACTTTGTGACGCCATATTGGCTGTTATGGGCTAA
- the lipt1 gene encoding lipoyl amidotransferase LIPT1, mitochondrial isoform X2, with amino-acid sequence MWSTLLTDSGKGGLVLYSQSTNVYENLALEDWIEANVDLQHRNILLLWRNMPAVVVGRHQNPWKECNLSLMRRSGISLARRRSGGGTVFHDLGNLNLTFFASKKGYDRQRNLKVITEALRRLRPELEVAATERFDIFLKGHYKITGSASRISRKSSYHHCTLLHSANHSALSPVLHSSCQGVHSNATPSVLSPVANLVDHDPTLTWEMLLDALADQYSAEFGGRAAMNLMNPADDSAFPGLSSMSAELRGWDWIFGKTPKFSVQTRLKMTDDLSSAGRTVELCFEVKHGAIESCRLDVPTDWLPHSLSSELRGVLEGERFCPQRTAAAFAMLLRCESGERQKRLCRLCDAILAVMG; translated from the exons ATGTGGAG CACTCTGTTGACTGACAGCGGCAAGGGGGGGCTTGTCCTGTACTCCCAGTCGACCAATGTATATGAAAACCTTGCCCTAGAGGACTGGATCGAGGCCAACGTGGACCTGCAGCACCGCAACATTCTGTTGCTGTGGCGCAACATGCCGGCCGTGGTAGTTGGACGACACCAAAATCCATGGAAGGAGTGCAACCTGTCGCTCATGAGACGTTCCGGAATATCTCTTGCCCGCAGGCGAAGTGGTGGAGGCACGGTCTTCCATGACCTAGGCAACCTGAACTTGACCTTCTTTGCTTCTAAGAAGGGGTACGACCGCCAGAGGAACCTGAAGGTCATCACTGAGGCCCTGAGACGTCTCCGGCCCGAACTGGAGGTTGCAGCCACCGAGAGGTTTGACATTTTCCTGAAGGGGCACTACAAAATCACAG GAAGTGCCTCTCGAATCAGCCGGAAGTCGTCCTACCATCATTGCACTCTGCTGCACTCGGCCAACCACTCCGCCCTCTCCCCCGTGTTGCACTCCTCCTGCCAGGGTGTGCACAGCAACGCCACGCCCAGTGTGCTCTCGCCTGTTGCCAACCTGGTGGACCATGACCCCACACTGACGTGGGAGATGCTACTGGATGCGTTGGCAGATCAGTACAGTGCAG AGTTTGGCGGCAGAGCTGCCATGAATTTGATGAATCCCGCCGATGACTCTGCATTTCCTGGTCTCAGCAGCATGTCGGCAGAGCTGCGAGGATGGGACTGGATCTTCGGAAAGACGCCAAAGTTCAGCGTCCAAACACGTCTAAAAATGACCGACGATCTTTCATCAGCCGGACGCACAGTCGAGCTGTGTTTCGAAGTCAAGCACGGCGCGATTGAGAGCTGTCGCTTGGACGTTCCTACTGACTGGCTTCCGCACAGCTTGAGCAGTGAGCTGAGGGGTGTGCTGGAGGGAGAACGATTTTGTCCACAACGCACCGCTGCAGCTTTTGCGATGCTGTTGCGTTGCGAGAGTGGCGAAAGACAGAAGAGACTCTGCAGACTTTGTGACGCCATATTGGCTGTTATGGGCTAA
- the LOC144062800 gene encoding uncharacterized protein LOC144062800 codes for MAITSTWYCALEWPGMRTQLLPHPHEVMVLHAGETSKPLKIVFSPPLRKTQTTLPQRQSMGVEGRQQKTSKEVYFAILPDKYEPLIEDEGSQETPEERLKRKEKRKKRRKKYIRNVKKACSFSWRCLVYGLQSLAGSFSTPLSAVAVVMEQREASSKA; via the exons ATGGCCATCACCTCCACATGGTATTGCGCTCTAGAGTGGCCAGGAATGAGAACACAG CTCCTCCCACACCCGCATGAGGTCATGGTCCTCCATGCAGGTGAGACAAGCAAACCACTCAAGATTGTTTTCA GTCCTCCGTTGAGGAAGACACAAACAACTTTGCCACAAAGACAATCGATGGGAGTCGAGGGGAGGCAGCAGAAAACTTCCAAGGAAGTATATTTCGCCATACTGCCAGATAAATACGAACCTTTGATCGAGGATGAAGGAAGCCAGGAGACGCCAGAGGAAAGGTTGAAGAGGAAGgagaaaaggaagaagaggaggaagaagtaCATTAGA AATGTCAAGAAGGCCTGCAGCTTCAGCTGGCGCTGCCTGGTGTATGGCCTGCAGAGCCTGGCTGGCTCCTTCTCTACGCCGTTGTCAGCTGTGGCCGTAGTGATGGAGCAACGAGAAGCGAGCAGTAAAGCATGA